Proteins encoded together in one Euwallacea similis isolate ESF13 chromosome 12, ESF131.1, whole genome shotgun sequence window:
- the LOC136412620 gene encoding uncharacterized protein codes for MVDELLPKNKIYLDEELKEEYPTVNPTDSEEVSINFREIKNLKPVCYHCGDHNLTYGNKYFWHRCASFQHFYCYYCFDYSLKKYHHTCSGGEPILDECKTIEHLLCGKIKFQCQWPGCKKIFGGSNLKKHEVECENQPKRECPVKGCIWSGRIDQLEKDHFKQEHHEDSKLILRNVILRLESGRNYYLFILGKFVLVKYQAEELGEVYEHNVNLEVCKEALEDVSPVALVSVNHTLLKKIEGNSSVKSIRKHVILFVYFEEINKDK; via the coding sequence ATGGTGGATGAACTGCtcccaaaaaacaaaatctacCTAGATGAAGAGCTCAAGGAAGAGTACCCTACAGTAAACCCTACCGACTCGGAGGAAGTCTCCATCAACTTCCGCGAGATTAAGAACCTGAAACCGGTCTGCTACCATTGCGGCGACCACAATCTCACCTACGGAAACAAGTACTTTTGGCATAGATGTGCCAGTTTCCAGCATTTCTACTGTTACTATTGTTTCGACTATAGCTTAAAGAAGTACCACCACACTTGCTCCGGTGGGGAACCCATTCTCGATGAGTGTAAGACCATCGAGCATCTACTTTGCggaaaaattaagtttcaGTGCCAATGGCCTGGCTGCAAGAAGATCTTCGGTGGATCTAACTTGAAGAAGCATGAAGTTGAGTGTGAAAATCAGCCGAAGAGAGAGTGTCCCGTGAAGGGGTGCATCTGGAGTGGTAGGATTGACCAGCTGGAAAAGGATCACTTCAAGCAGGAGCATCACGAAGACAGCAAGCTGATACTACGTAATGTAATACTCAGATTGGAATCTGGAAGGAACTACTATTTGTTCATTTTGGGGAAGTTTGTGCTGGTCAAATATCAAGCGGAAGAGTTGGGAGAAGTGTATGAACATAAtgtaaatttggaagtttGCAAGGAAGCTTTGGAAGACGTCAGTCCTGTAGCGTTAGTCTCAGTGAACCATACgctattgaagaaaattgaaggcAACAGCTCTGTAAAGAGCATAAGGAAGCACgtgattttgtttgtttactttgaagaaattaataaagataaatag
- the vib gene encoding phosphatidylinositol transfer protein alpha isoform isoform X2 has product MLIKEFRVTLPLTVEEYQVAQLFSVAEASKDNTGGGEGIEVLKNEPFTNYPLLSGKYNSGQYTYKIYHLASKVPAFIRLLAPKGSLEIHEEAWNAYPYCRTVITNPGYMKENFVICIESLHVPDTGKQENVHELPGEKLKSREVIHIDIANDPVTSADYKEDEDPSKFKSQKTGRGPLQGPNWKERIDPVMTCYKLVTVEFKWFGLQTRVESFIQKSERRLFTNFHRQVFCWMDRWHGLTMDDIRRIEDKTKEELEALRKTGQARGMKAESD; this is encoded by the exons atgttaataaaagaatt CCGAGTTACGTTGCCCCTTACAGTCGAAGAG TATCAAGTGGCACAGCTCTTCAGTGTAGCTGAAGCCTCAAAAGACAACACTGGGGGTGGTGAGGGCATCGAAGTGCTCAAAAATGAGCCCTTCACTAATTATCCTCTGTTGAGCGGCAAGTACAACTCTGGCCAGTACACTTACAAGATCTACCACTTAGCCAGCAAAGTGCCAGCATTTATTCGATTGCTGGCGCCCAAAGGGAGCTTGGAAATCCATGAAGAGGCTTGGAATGCTTACCCTTATTGTCGAACTGTGATCACG AATCCAGGTTACATGAAAGAAAACTTCGTGATCTGTATTGAGAGTCTGCACGTCCCAGACACAGGAAAGCAGGAGAAT GTGCATGAGCTTCCAGGGGAGAAACTTAAATCCCGTGAAGTGATACACATCGATATAGCCAATGACCCAGTGACATCGGCCGATTATAAAGAAGACGAGGATCCGTCCAAGTTCAAATCACAGAAAACCGGGCGTGGGCCCCTGCAAGGACCCAACTGGAAGGAAAGGATAGACCCGGTGATGACGTGTTATAAGCTGGTAACTGTGGAATTCAAATGGTTCGGTTTGCAG ACAAGAGTAGAAAGCTTTATCCAGAAGAGTGAAAGGCGACTATTTACCAATTTCCATAG GCAAGTGTTTTGTTGGATGGACCGCTGGCACGGTTTGACAATGGACGATATCCGGCGGATCGAGGACAAAACTAAAGAAGAACTGGAGGCTCTTCGAAAGACCGGCCAGGCGCGTGGCATGAAAGCAGAGTcggattaa
- the vib gene encoding phosphatidylinositol transfer protein alpha isoform isoform X1 has product MLIKEFRVTLPLTVEEYQVAQLFSVAEASKDNTGGGEGIEVLKNEPFTNYPLLSGKYNSGQYTYKIYHLASKVPAFIRLLAPKGSLEIHEEAWNAYPYCRTVITNPGYMKEKFRLVIETLHAPDMGNQENVHELPGEKLKSREVIHIDIANDPVTSADYKEDEDPSKFKSQKTGRGPLQGPNWKERIDPVMTCYKLVTVEFKWFGLQTRVESFIQKSERRLFTNFHRQVFCWMDRWHGLTMDDIRRIEDKTKEELEALRKTGQARGMKAESD; this is encoded by the exons atgttaataaaagaatt CCGAGTTACGTTGCCCCTTACAGTCGAAGAG TATCAAGTGGCACAGCTCTTCAGTGTAGCTGAAGCCTCAAAAGACAACACTGGGGGTGGTGAGGGCATCGAAGTGCTCAAAAATGAGCCCTTCACTAATTATCCTCTGTTGAGCGGCAAGTACAACTCTGGCCAGTACACTTACAAGATCTACCACTTAGCCAGCAAAGTGCCAGCATTTATTCGATTGCTGGCGCCCAAAGGGAGCTTGGAAATCCATGAAGAGGCTTGGAATGCTTACCCTTATTGTCGAACTGTGATCACG AATCCAGGTtatatgaaagaaaaatttaggTTAGTGATAGAAACCTTGCATGCCCCCGACATGGGAAACCAAGAAAAT GTGCATGAGCTTCCAGGGGAGAAACTTAAATCCCGTGAAGTGATACACATCGATATAGCCAATGACCCAGTGACATCGGCCGATTATAAAGAAGACGAGGATCCGTCCAAGTTCAAATCACAGAAAACCGGGCGTGGGCCCCTGCAAGGACCCAACTGGAAGGAAAGGATAGACCCGGTGATGACGTGTTATAAGCTGGTAACTGTGGAATTCAAATGGTTCGGTTTGCAG ACAAGAGTAGAAAGCTTTATCCAGAAGAGTGAAAGGCGACTATTTACCAATTTCCATAG GCAAGTGTTTTGTTGGATGGACCGCTGGCACGGTTTGACAATGGACGATATCCGGCGGATCGAGGACAAAACTAAAGAAGAACTGGAGGCTCTTCGAAAGACCGGCCAGGCGCGTGGCATGAAAGCAGAGTcggattaa
- the LOC136412556 gene encoding zinc finger protein 431-like — METCLQFTENSLCQCFVCWSNAELTENVAHNQEIQELFKKTFKLEVQFSENLPQYLCTICQGKLNLAAEFLQQVESSLQYLEAYRKSEVELVKLNKDEKNFFSQNSEDSPKINVSIKKHFETDLETREDPPKDEISSEKNFEDLDNTPYRDNNTSDSDNEPLIKWSAKTKRKKRNLFNPKLERVPLPLVEAAIDEYREKYKENADCILCEFKGLNIRNLSCHMLFKHKEERNNWCLRCNAMVKDLESHKKTHTGRIWCKFCNKGVTRCHFMEHLKTHAGVEFSYEECCKRFIPQKSIEEHSRLHKQEKSFQCHVCQKPFKLFKNLEDHILTHGRYKCEICQKRFEIPELLASHFCSGKILKKDFEQKNEKSEIVFLPNPSEEDMCQLGFEGDQYEDESQSEQNSKTKMPEEFEIESLTCHFCQRSYKTAYKLQKHIEGHMGIFSAKCQYCDKGFSSKADLANHERVHTKEKPFICSSCGKGFVSGATLRIHMKQHTGKPEVCELCNKRFSRKSELKLHLQKHRGERPFLCTDCGKSFAQKSHLTCHLTMHSEERPYPCALCDKAFKKKELLKHHMKLHGEKSFKCTVCFYECHKKYRLQQHMKMHEGLKAGPKTNPCQLCNRSFSGVSLLNIHMGNAHNVIV; from the exons ATGGAAACTTGTCTTCAATTCACCGAAAATTCACTGTGCCAATGTTTCGTTTGTTGGAGCAACGCAGAATTAACAGAGAATGTCGCCCATAATCAAGAGATTCAAGaactttttaagaaaacttttaaattagag gTACAGTTTTCTGAGAATTTACCCCAGTATCTCTGTACTATATGCCAAGGAAAGCTCAATTTAGCAGCTGAGTTTTTGCAGCAGGTGGAGAGCTCCCTGCAATATTTAGAGGCCTATCGAAAGTCTGAAGTTGAGCTA gTGAAGTTAAACAAAGATGAAAAGAATTTCTTTTCACAAAATTCTGAGGATTcaccaaaaataaatgtctccattaaaaaacattttgaaaccGATTTGGAAACAAGAGAAGACCCTCCAAAAGATGAAATCTctagtgaaaaaaattttgaagaccTTGACAATACGCCTTATAGAGACAATAATACTTCTGATTCAGATAATGAGCCACTCATTAAGTGGTCTGCAAAAACTAAGAGAAAAAAACGTAACTTATTTAACCCAAAACTGGAAAGAGTCCCATTGCCATTAGTGGAAGCAGCTATAGATGAATACAGAGAAAAATACAAGGAAAATGCCGACTGCATTTTGTGTGAGTTTAAAGGTCTGAACATCAGAAACTTATCCTGTCACATGTTGTTTAAGCACAA GGAGGAAAGGAACAACTGGTGTTTGAGATGTAATGCCATGGTAAAAGACTTGGAGAGTCATAAGAAAACACATACGGGTAGAATTTGGTGTAAATTCTGTAATAAAGGTGTGACTAGATGTCACTTTATGGAGCATTTAAAAACACATGCAG gaGTTGAGTTTTCTTATGAAGAGTGTTGCAAGAGATTTATTCCACAAAAATCAATTGAGGAGCACAGCAGGTTACATAAGCAGGAGAAGTCATTTCAGTGTCATGTGTgccaaaaaccttttaaattattcaaaaa CTTGGAAGATCATATACTCACACATGGTAGATACAAGTGTGAAATTTGTCAGAAAAGGTTTGAAATTCCAGAATTATTGGCCTCGCATTTTTGTTCTGGCAAAATCTTAAAGAAagattttgaacaaaaaaatgaaaaatcagaAATCGTTTTCCTTCCTAATCCCAGTGAGGAAGATATGTGCCAATTAGGATTTGAAGGGGATCA ATATGAGGATGAATCTCAGAGTGAACAAAatagcaaaacaaaaatgccTGAAGAGTTTGAAATTGAAAGCTTAACATGTCATTTTTGCCAGAGGAGTTATAA gACTGCCTATAAGTTGCAAAAACACATAGAAGGTCATATGGGAATATTTAGTGCCAAGTGCCAATACTGTGATAAAGGGTTTTCAAGCAAAGCCGATCTTGCCAATCATGAGAGAGTACACACCAAAGAGAAGCCCTTTATCTGCAGCAGTTGTGGGAAG GGTTTCGTCAGTGGTGCTACACTCAGAATTCACATGAAACAACACACAGGGAAACCAGAGGTATGTGAGCTGTGTAACAAAAGGTTTTCCAGGAAATCTGAATTGAAGCTGCATTTACAGAAGCATAGAG GTGAACGCCCCTTTTTGTGCACCGACTGCGGTAAATCCTTCGCCCAGAAAAGCCATCTTACTTGCCATTTAACAATGCACAGCGAAGAACGGCCTTATCCCTGCGCTCTATGCGATAAAGCATTCAAAAAGAAGGAGCTACTAAAACATCACATGAAGTTGCATGGAG AAAAGAGCTTCAAGTGCACGGTATGTTTCTACGAATGTCACAAGAAGTATAGGCTGCAGCAACACATGAAGATGCACGAAGGGTTGAAGGCTGGACCAAAGACGAATCCTTGTCAATTGTGTAACCGTTCATTTAGTGGCGTGTCTTTGTTGAACATTCACATGGGTAATGCCCATAACGTAATTGTTTAA
- the LOC136412557 gene encoding zinc finger protein 492-like isoform X1 has protein sequence MKEWQPSLYLSDDTDVSEVCRGCLKNLNGMIILQHGTEKDAQLAKQFDSLLGLQPTSPFINHSLNLCESCEEKTISSYKFIEQCKRINDFLIKNLEKELPIKNEKIRADFTIDMTNHLNDIQSSFVCHHCNQDFNDKTDFEAHLEFHDKTYQPVLEVVKVENNLPIIAEDFVNGEKNKVHVKVNLIQRTGRVAQKLRLKQYSAVEVDKAIKIVRDRNRKHVNCIFCQFRANSPRSLSVHISRIHRKFKMQWCFICNQIFNDLCSHRKQIHSEDFKCPLCFRLSKNIGHFMEHMACHSGSTRIYKCPTCISSFVSKRQLRTHLVKHGKNFNCKLCKLKFSDNESLSRHVCKGQQQEDSNNLILPNPDHSDGVDGFKSENGCKLEIVDHTVLTEIIKQPRNFCKKCCKKVRSLSIHDTRYHSAEPCSPPDKKILCPHCGKRFQPNKLTVHMRIHTGEAPYKCQYCDKRLKTNNILVCHERTHTGEKPYVCSECGKGFSQSSTLKTHLRLHTGRPEKCSICDKRFCRPAELRLHMRSHTGEKPYPCTLCDQRFTQQSHLKNHIRRLHSDERPFKCEYCQKTFKDTTTLKCHILQHTGEKPFKCSQCSYACRQSYSLAQHIRQHEKDK, from the exons ATGAAAGAATGGCAGCCTTCTCTG TATCTCTCTGACGATACAGACGTGTCAGAAGTCTGCAGAGGCTGCCTAAAGAACCTTAATGGTATGATAATACTGCAACATGGTACTGAAAAAGATGCCCAGCTTGCAAAGCAATTTGATAGCCTTTTAGGTTTACag CCCACGAGTCCTTTCATAAATCATTCGTTAAATTTATGTGAATCATGTGAAGAGAAAACCATTTccagttataaatttatagaaCAATGTAAAAGGATTAATGATTTTCTAATCAAAAATTTA GAAAAGGAACTTCCAatcaaaaatgagaaaattagaGCTGATTTTACCATTGACATGACTAACCATCTGAATGATATTCAATCATCATTCGTATGCCACCACTGCAACCAAGATTTCAATGATAAAACAGATTTTGAAGCTCATCTAGAATTTCATGATAAAACTTATCAGCCCGTACTAGAGGTTGTCAAAGTTGAGAACAACTTGCCAATAATCGCTGAAGATTTTG TAAATGGTGAAAAGAATAAAGTTCATGTTAAGGTAAATTTGATCCAAAGAACTGGCAGAGTAGCTCAGAAGCTGCGCCTTAAGCAGTACAGTGCAGTGGAAGTAGATAAAGCCATTAAGATTGTCCGTGATAGGAACCGAAAGCATGtcaattgcattttttgccaGTTTAGGGCAAATTCTCCTCGGAGTTTGTCTGTGCATATTTCCAGAATTCAcag gaaGTTCAAAATGCAGTGGTGCTTCATTTGCAACCAAATTTTCAACGATTTGTGCTCTCACAGAAAACAAATCCATAGTGAGGACTTTAAATGTCCACTGTGCTTTCGTTTGAGCAAAAATATCGGCCACTTTATGGAGCACATGGCGTGTCACTCAG gTTCTACTAGAATATATAAATGTCCGACGTGTATCAGTTCCTTTGTATCTAAAAGACAGCTTAGAACTCATTTGGTTAAacatggtaaaaattttaactgcaaATTGTGCAAACTCAAGTTTTCAGACAATGAGTCTTTAAGTAGGCACGTTTGTAAGGGGCAGCAGCA GGAGGATAGCAACAATTTAATACTGCCCAATCCTGACCATTCTGATGGAGTTGATGgatttaaatctgaaaatggaTGTAAACTGGAAATTGTTGATCATACGGTTTTGACTGAAAT CATAAAACAGCCTCGGAATTTCTGCAAGAAGTGTTGCAAAAAGGTCAGAAGCCTATCGATTCATGACACCCGTTATCATTCAGCTGAGCCTTGCAGTCCtccagataaaaaaattttatgtccCCATTGTGGAAAGCGATTTCA ACCCAATAAATTAACTGTCCACATGAGAATCCACACTGGTGAAGCTCCCTACAAATGCCAATATTGTGATAAACGACTCAAGAccaataatattttagtttgTCATGAACGTACTCATACAGGGGAGAAACCGTATGTTTGTTCAGAATGTGGAAAG GGGTTTTCCCAATCGAGTACATTAAAGACCCATTTAAGGCTGCATACTGGTCGACCGGAAAAGTGCAGTATTTGCGACAAAAGATTTTGTCGACCTGCGGAATTACGGTTGCACATGCGCTCCCATACAG GTGAAAAACCGTATCCGTGTACGTTGTGCGATCAAAGATTTACCCAACAAAGCCATTTGAAGAACCACATCAGGAGATTGCATTCAGATGAGAGGCCCTTTAAATGCGAATACTGCCagaaaacttttaaagatACCACGACTCTTAAGTGCCATATACTACAACATACAG GAGAAAAGCCATTTAAGTGCTCCCAATGTTCTTACGCCTGTAGACAGTCCTACAGTTTAGCACAACACATACGACAGCACGAGAAGGACAAATGA
- the LOC136412557 gene encoding zinc finger protein 678-like isoform X2, translating to MKEWQPSLYLSDDTDVSEVCRGCLKNLNGMIILQHGTEKDAQLAKQFDSLLGLQPTSPFINHSLNLCESCEEKTISSYKFIEQCKRINDFLIKNLEKELPIKNEKIRADFTIDMTNHLNDIQSSFVCHHCNQDFNDKTDFEAHLEFHDKTYQPVLEVVKVENNLPIIAEDFVNGEKNKVHVKVNLIQRTGRVAQKLRLKQYSAVEVDKAIKIVRDRNRKHVNCIFCQFRANSPRSLSVHISRIHRKFKMQWCFICNQIFNDLCSHRKQIHSEDFKCPLCFRLSKNIGHFMEHMACHSGSTRIYKCPTCISSFVSKRQLRTHLVKHGKNFNCKLCKLKFSDNESLSRHVCKGQQHIKQPRNFCKKCCKKVRSLSIHDTRYHSAEPCSPPDKKILCPHCGKRFQPNKLTVHMRIHTGEAPYKCQYCDKRLKTNNILVCHERTHTGEKPYVCSECGKGFSQSSTLKTHLRLHTGRPEKCSICDKRFCRPAELRLHMRSHTGEKPYPCTLCDQRFTQQSHLKNHIRRLHSDERPFKCEYCQKTFKDTTTLKCHILQHTGEKPFKCSQCSYACRQSYSLAQHIRQHEKDK from the exons ATGAAAGAATGGCAGCCTTCTCTG TATCTCTCTGACGATACAGACGTGTCAGAAGTCTGCAGAGGCTGCCTAAAGAACCTTAATGGTATGATAATACTGCAACATGGTACTGAAAAAGATGCCCAGCTTGCAAAGCAATTTGATAGCCTTTTAGGTTTACag CCCACGAGTCCTTTCATAAATCATTCGTTAAATTTATGTGAATCATGTGAAGAGAAAACCATTTccagttataaatttatagaaCAATGTAAAAGGATTAATGATTTTCTAATCAAAAATTTA GAAAAGGAACTTCCAatcaaaaatgagaaaattagaGCTGATTTTACCATTGACATGACTAACCATCTGAATGATATTCAATCATCATTCGTATGCCACCACTGCAACCAAGATTTCAATGATAAAACAGATTTTGAAGCTCATCTAGAATTTCATGATAAAACTTATCAGCCCGTACTAGAGGTTGTCAAAGTTGAGAACAACTTGCCAATAATCGCTGAAGATTTTG TAAATGGTGAAAAGAATAAAGTTCATGTTAAGGTAAATTTGATCCAAAGAACTGGCAGAGTAGCTCAGAAGCTGCGCCTTAAGCAGTACAGTGCAGTGGAAGTAGATAAAGCCATTAAGATTGTCCGTGATAGGAACCGAAAGCATGtcaattgcattttttgccaGTTTAGGGCAAATTCTCCTCGGAGTTTGTCTGTGCATATTTCCAGAATTCAcag gaaGTTCAAAATGCAGTGGTGCTTCATTTGCAACCAAATTTTCAACGATTTGTGCTCTCACAGAAAACAAATCCATAGTGAGGACTTTAAATGTCCACTGTGCTTTCGTTTGAGCAAAAATATCGGCCACTTTATGGAGCACATGGCGTGTCACTCAG gTTCTACTAGAATATATAAATGTCCGACGTGTATCAGTTCCTTTGTATCTAAAAGACAGCTTAGAACTCATTTGGTTAAacatggtaaaaattttaactgcaaATTGTGCAAACTCAAGTTTTCAGACAATGAGTCTTTAAGTAGGCACGTTTGTAAGGGGCAGCAGCA CATAAAACAGCCTCGGAATTTCTGCAAGAAGTGTTGCAAAAAGGTCAGAAGCCTATCGATTCATGACACCCGTTATCATTCAGCTGAGCCTTGCAGTCCtccagataaaaaaattttatgtccCCATTGTGGAAAGCGATTTCA ACCCAATAAATTAACTGTCCACATGAGAATCCACACTGGTGAAGCTCCCTACAAATGCCAATATTGTGATAAACGACTCAAGAccaataatattttagtttgTCATGAACGTACTCATACAGGGGAGAAACCGTATGTTTGTTCAGAATGTGGAAAG GGGTTTTCCCAATCGAGTACATTAAAGACCCATTTAAGGCTGCATACTGGTCGACCGGAAAAGTGCAGTATTTGCGACAAAAGATTTTGTCGACCTGCGGAATTACGGTTGCACATGCGCTCCCATACAG GTGAAAAACCGTATCCGTGTACGTTGTGCGATCAAAGATTTACCCAACAAAGCCATTTGAAGAACCACATCAGGAGATTGCATTCAGATGAGAGGCCCTTTAAATGCGAATACTGCCagaaaacttttaaagatACCACGACTCTTAAGTGCCATATACTACAACATACAG GAGAAAAGCCATTTAAGTGCTCCCAATGTTCTTACGCCTGTAGACAGTCCTACAGTTTAGCACAACACATACGACAGCACGAGAAGGACAAATGA
- the Proc gene encoding uncharacterized protein Proc gives MASILTITIVSVLIAVLVLQHDIEARYLPTRSNGDRVDKIRELLKDLLESELETGESSDVQRWMHDGKYYVKREAKFMRDLPDKTNEK, from the exons ATGGCATCCATCCTAACCATAACCATAGTCTCTGTACTCATAGCAGTCTTGGTACTGCAACACGACATAGAAGCTAGATACCTACCCACGAGATCCAATGGGGACAGGGTAGATAAAATAAGGGAGCTTTTAAAAGAC CTGTTAGAATCCGAACTAGAAACTGGAGAATCATCCGATGTTCAGAGATGGATGCATGATGGGAAGTATTACGTAAAAAGGGAGGCAAAGTTTATGAGGGATCTACCTGATAAAACTAACGAAAAGTAA